In one Dermacentor albipictus isolate Rhodes 1998 colony chromosome 4, USDA_Dalb.pri_finalv2, whole genome shotgun sequence genomic region, the following are encoded:
- the LOC139059459 gene encoding uncharacterized protein encodes MTDTDPGPALRTQAHAEHPRGGYKTLFGPVPPQFVCWAAILATALGLTLWALRHALHRETDEPPPLPSTPGFCCEKLVVEMYRRANRTVDACNNFLDHACYHRDGLAEANAELFHAEVLYPTLQGTLRTPASDVLHAYYLSCLFVLVKRLSPTKEAVNDVADMFYRWSGTNDFPVVDTAGILEIKYGISLTFDLKVNLKTNKGPFNTIVSQTPEYGKFGNIRWKPTSTLIDHSISVVSQRLGLNVTRKSFSDLRLRLYHASLVTDKREPLHGGFDVLGQLFPRASLDEWRLHMNDVCSYRCSDTMIVTVNHASVIRTVFDILDSPYFHATSLAFLIAGTTAALFRKGFLLDSTAEKGTALWTEFCDTDTSYLFELWDLVSVHQFTNQERDDTLRSLYDSISAAVIADATDIFASPEDAKEAHALISRLRLLLPTQLSHWYQIFLPNLTEDYCANVIAVRAFQRKTLLHADARGLGVLSWTRLRGFDAYALLLEDAIVLSPFLYADIRVEARRETYITAALVGVQLASTLWHAIFEHPGWSKVVSKVLNGHMDCIQGQVGREDPTELPYPALSLRSTVRAVAGAGWHRVVRMWSLLYISPSQFFYMLFYVRYVCFRHEELKQLSRSTNFMRRLPDFCAAFQCQTLPRVANCIHDVRVAPVAV; translated from the exons atgaccgacaccgacCCTGGACCAGCGCTCCGGACGCAGGCCCACGCTGAACACCCACGCGGCGGCTACAAGACGCTATTCGGCCCCGTTCCGCCGCAGTTCGTGTGCTGGGCGGCGATCCTGGCCACCGCGCTAGGCCTAACCTTGTGGGCGCTGCGCCACGCGCTCCACCGCGAAACGGACGAGCCACCTCCGCTGCCGTCGACGCCGGGTTTCTGCTGCGAGAAGCTCGTCGTCGAGATGTACCGGCGCGCCAACCGCACCGTGGACGCATGCAACAACTTCCTGGACCACGCCTGCTATCACCGAGATGGGCTCGCTGAAGCCAACGCTGAGCTATTCCATGCGGAG GTGTTGTATCCGACACTACAGGGAACCTTACGAACGCCTGCAAGCGACGTCCTACACGCTTACTACCTCAGCTGCTTATTTGTTCTCGTAAAGCGACTGTCACCCACAAAGGAAGCCGTCAACGATGTCGCCGACATGTTCTACAGGTGGAGTGGCACAAACGATTTTCCAGTAGTCGACACCGCCGGTATACTGGAGATCAAGTACGGAATATCGCTGACTTTCGACCTAAAAGTGAACCTTAAGACTAACAAAGGGCCCTTCAACACGATAGTCTCCCAAACGCCTGAATATGGAAAGTTTGGGAACATCCGGTGGAAACCGACTAGCACCCTCATCGACCACTCAATATCGGTCGTCAGCCAGCGCCTTGGACTTAACGTGACgcgcaaaagcttctcggatTTACGACTCCGGCTGTACCACGCGAGCCTGGTGACCGATAAAAGAGAACCGTTACATGGCGGGTTTGACGTGCTCGGCCAGCTATTCCCGAGAGCATCACTCGATGAGTGGCGGCTTCACATGAACGACGTCTGCTCGTACCGCTGCAGCGACACCATGATAGTCACGGTAAATCACGCGAGTGTCATCCGGACGGTCTTCGACATACTCGACTCACCATATTTCCATGCGACATCACTAGCCTTCCTCATCGCCGGAACCACGGCTGCCCTTTTCCGAAAAGGGTTTCTGTTAGACAGCACAGCGGAAAAAGGCACCGCGCTATGGACCGAGTTCTGTGACACCGACACCAGTTACCTCTTTGAATTGTGGGACCTGGTATCAGTGCACCAGTTCACGAACCAAGAGAGAGACGACACACTGCGCTCCCTCTACGACTCCATCTCCGCGGCAGTCATCGCGGACGCCACCGACATATTCGCGAGTCCCGAAGACGCCAAGGAGGCGCATGCCTTGATCTCGCGGCTGCGGTTGCTCTTGCCCACGCAGCTGTCGCACTGGTACCAGATTTTCCTGCCGAACCTGACGGAAGACTATTGCGCCAACGTCATCGCCGTCCGAGCTTTTCAGCGCAAGACGCTGCTGCACGCCGACGCCCGCGGTCTCGGTGTTCTGAGTTGGACGCGCTTAAGGGGCTTCGATGCGTACGCCTTACTACTGGAGGACGCTATCGTGTTATCGCCCTTCCTGTACGCAGATATCAGGGTCGAAGCCCGCCGCGAAACATACATCACTGCGGCGCTGGTGGGTGTCCAGCTGGCGTCTACTCTCTGGCACGCCATCTTCGAGCACCCAGGCTGGAGCAAGGtggtgtcgaaagtgcttaacgGTCACATGGACTGTATACAGGGTCAAGTCGGCCGCGAGGATCCCACCGAGTTACCGTACCCGGCGCTGTCGCTGCGCTCGACGGTGCGCGCCGTGGCGGGCGCCGGGTGGCACAGGGTAGTCAGAATGTGGAGCTTGTTGTACATTTCGCCCAGCCAATTCTTCTACATGCTATTCTACGTGCGATACGTGTGCTTCAGGCACGAGGAGCTCAAGCAGCTGTCCCGGAGCACCAACTTTATGCGGCGCTTGCCCGACTTCTGCGCAGCGTTTCAATGCCAGACGCTGCCGCGGGTGGCGAATTGCATACACGATGTGAGGGTCGCGCCTGTCGCCGTCTGA